In Polyangiaceae bacterium, a single genomic region encodes these proteins:
- a CDS encoding ATP-binding protein, protein MKSKLLTLYGLKFNPFRPDVPIEAIYASPAIESFCLRTAAAVQDGGFVMITGDPGMGKSVVLRLLAHQIKQLPDVAVGSIDHPQSGVPDFYRELGDIFAVPLRASNRWGGFKALRARWAEHIGQTLMRPVLVIDEAQEMHDDVLSELRLLASKDFDSRALLCVVFAGDNRLPDRFRRPELVPLGSRIRRRLNLEQASHDDLAACLDHLLASAGNATLMSSALKTTLVEHAVGNYRIMMHMGDELLTAAAERNAAQLDEKLFLDVFHVQRPKSGGKRR, encoded by the coding sequence ATGAAGTCGAAACTCTTGACGTTGTACGGCCTCAAATTCAATCCATTTCGCCCGGACGTACCCATCGAAGCCATCTACGCATCGCCCGCCATCGAATCATTTTGCCTGCGTACGGCAGCCGCCGTGCAAGATGGCGGATTCGTCATGATTACGGGTGATCCGGGAATGGGCAAATCGGTCGTATTGCGATTGCTTGCCCACCAAATCAAGCAGTTGCCGGATGTCGCGGTGGGATCCATCGATCACCCGCAAAGTGGCGTACCGGATTTCTATCGCGAGCTCGGCGACATTTTTGCTGTGCCGCTTCGAGCAAGCAATCGGTGGGGTGGTTTCAAAGCATTGCGAGCGCGCTGGGCAGAGCATATCGGACAAACCTTGATGCGCCCGGTCCTCGTGATTGACGAGGCGCAGGAAATGCACGATGACGTCTTGTCCGAATTGCGCCTTTTGGCGAGCAAGGACTTCGATTCACGGGCGCTGCTATGCGTCGTATTTGCGGGCGACAATCGCTTGCCGGATCGATTTCGCAGGCCGGAACTCGTGCCGCTCGGAAGCCGAATTCGCCGCCGCTTGAACCTCGAACAAGCCTCGCACGACGATCTTGCCGCGTGTCTCGATCATTTACTTGCGTCAGCGGGCAATGCGACATTGATGTCATCGGCGCTCAAAACGACGCTGGTCGAGCATGCGGTCGGCAATTACCGCATCATGATGCACATGGGCGACGAGCTCTTGACGGCCGCCGCCGAGCGCAATGCAGCGCAACTCGACGAAAAGCTTTTCCTCGACGTATTTCACGTACAGCGCCCGAAGAGCGGAGGAAAACGCCGATGA
- a CDS encoding HNH endonuclease, with the protein MTRKAIAETVVADLLVKTRRRCSLCVFLAGNVERKRVQIAHIDQDASNDAADNLVPLCLDHHDEYDSTTRQSKNITRHELRSYRNRLINSIADGTMSFGEPVISATRIAEATTSEVFDRYAYAWCVMFAKTSRILNACDPLGIAAIDPDEYDAESASPRYLMLPRARILMLSSSCTLFDVRASEHEN; encoded by the coding sequence TTGACCCGCAAGGCTATTGCTGAAACCGTGGTTGCAGATTTGCTCGTCAAGACACGCCGACGGTGCAGTCTATGCGTATTTCTCGCTGGAAATGTAGAGCGAAAGAGAGTCCAGATCGCCCACATCGACCAAGACGCAAGCAACGACGCGGCAGATAATCTAGTTCCGCTATGTCTCGACCACCACGACGAATACGACTCTACCACCCGTCAGTCGAAAAACATCACCCGCCATGAGCTTCGCTCTTATCGAAATAGGCTTATCAATTCAATCGCTGACGGAACCATGAGTTTTGGAGAGCCGGTTATTTCGGCCACGCGCATTGCGGAAGCCACAACATCCGAGGTCTTCGATCGATATGCCTATGCGTGGTGTGTAATGTTCGCCAAAACCAGTCGAATCTTGAATGCGTGCGATCCTTTGGGGATCGCAGCAATCGATCCCGATGAATACGACGCCGAATCAGCATCTCCACGCTATCTGATGCTCCCTCGCGCACGCATTTTGATGCTTTCGTCCTCGTGCACGCTATTTGATGTCCGCGCATCTGAGCACGAAAATTGA